A genomic segment from Nocardiopsis sp. Huas11 encodes:
- a CDS encoding WbqC family protein: MSGRPAVLVAHQPAYLPWGGYFSRLLDVDELVLLDHVQFVERGPQRRNVIRAPRGGPLRLTVPVLRGFGQPINRVRIAEGPWAARHWRSITDSYRRAPYWELYAESLHEIYHRPWTRLAELNTALIHLVLEALGMRVTLTSSSRLRPRDTRTQMLLDLARMKGATRLRVGPSGPSYLDRDLIARAGVDVEVATYTPPIYRQGRGDFTPGLAALGTLMWTGPAARELLADASVVRPLEEVVNPCGSRPTA, translated from the coding sequence ATGTCCGGCCGTCCCGCCGTACTGGTCGCCCACCAACCCGCCTACCTGCCCTGGGGCGGGTACTTCTCCCGGCTGCTGGACGTGGACGAGCTGGTGCTCCTGGACCACGTGCAGTTCGTCGAACGAGGGCCCCAGCGCCGGAACGTGATCCGGGCACCGCGCGGAGGACCGCTGCGGTTGACGGTCCCGGTCCTGCGCGGTTTCGGCCAGCCGATCAACCGGGTGCGGATCGCCGAGGGGCCCTGGGCCGCACGCCACTGGAGATCGATCACCGACAGCTATCGGAGAGCCCCCTACTGGGAGCTGTACGCGGAGTCGTTGCACGAGATCTACCACCGGCCGTGGACCCGTCTCGCCGAGCTGAACACCGCGTTGATCCACCTGGTGCTGGAGGCGTTGGGGATGCGGGTCACCCTCACCTCCTCCAGCCGTCTCCGCCCCCGTGACACACGGACACAGATGCTGCTCGACCTCGCCCGGATGAAGGGCGCTACCCGGCTTCGTGTGGGCCCGAGCGGCCCGTCCTATCTGGACCGCGACCTGATCGCCCGCGCCGGAGTCGACGTGGAGGTGGCCACCTACACCCCGCCCATCTACCGGCAGGGGCGCGGGGATTTCACACCGGGCCTGGCGGCCCTGGGCACGCTCATGTGGACCGGACCCGCCGCGCGGGAACTGCTCGCGGACGCCTCGGTCGTGCGCCCATTGGAGGAGGTGGTGAACCCGTGCGGGTCGCGGCCCACAGCCTGA
- a CDS encoding phosphoribosyltransferase, giving the protein MTGSHAHRRFSDDCLWTLDYPTAVAAARLLAQSSAAADAEVVVAVARGGLWPAAVIAARLRLPMVSVTASHNTGEGVRLHATHDASVSCPVDLMPITGAHALIVDDIYGTGATLRAVRDAVPHLNSAPAVALCRNTGADGAPQAWVWDVADWVCFPWEDPPPATATTRPLSTPDTLHTSRRLP; this is encoded by the coding sequence GTGACCGGCTCTCATGCGCACCGCCGCTTCAGTGACGACTGCCTGTGGACTCTGGACTACCCGACCGCGGTGGCTGCCGCCCGCCTGCTCGCCCAGTCCTCAGCGGCGGCCGACGCCGAGGTCGTGGTCGCGGTGGCGCGCGGTGGCCTGTGGCCCGCCGCCGTGATCGCGGCACGGCTGCGTCTGCCGATGGTCTCGGTCACCGCCAGCCACAACACCGGAGAAGGTGTGCGGCTGCACGCCACCCACGACGCCTCCGTCTCGTGCCCTGTCGATCTCATGCCCATCACCGGTGCTCACGCGCTGATCGTCGATGACATCTACGGCACCGGTGCCACGCTGCGCGCCGTCCGTGACGCGGTACCGCACCTGAACTCGGCCCCGGCCGTGGCACTGTGCCGCAACACCGGTGCGGACGGCGCTCCGCAAGCGTGGGTGTGGGACGTGGCCGACTGGGTGTGCTTCCCCTGGGAAGACCCGCCACCGGCCACCGCCACGACCCGACCGCTCTCCACTCCTGACACCCTCCACACTTCCCGGAGGCTCCCGTGA
- the queC gene encoding 7-cyano-7-deazaguanine synthase QueC, which yields MAASGGLDSTVLAYDLARSGHELALLSFDYGQRHRRELHAARRLAHRLSANHRVVDLSSLKTLFSGSALTNPDITVPAGQYTAETLRTTVVPARNAIFLSVAIGAAVSWDAQAVAFAAHSGDHQVYPDCRPAFVRAVQELARASTEGFGDVGVLAPYVTWSKAQIVEHGQRLGVPFETTWSCYQGLEWHCGTCSTCRERRSAFVSAQVPDPTEYMETAGA from the coding sequence GTGGCCGCCTCTGGCGGCCTGGACAGCACCGTGCTCGCCTACGACCTCGCTCGCAGCGGGCATGAGCTCGCGCTGCTGTCCTTCGACTACGGGCAGCGCCACCGGCGCGAGCTGCACGCCGCCCGGCGCCTCGCCCACCGGCTGAGTGCCAACCACCGGGTCGTGGACCTGAGCTCACTGAAGACGCTCTTCAGCGGATCGGCGCTCACCAACCCCGACATCACGGTTCCGGCCGGTCAATACACCGCTGAGACCCTGCGCACCACGGTCGTCCCGGCCCGCAACGCGATCTTCCTGAGCGTGGCCATTGGCGCCGCCGTTTCCTGGGACGCGCAGGCCGTGGCCTTCGCCGCGCACTCGGGAGACCACCAGGTGTATCCGGACTGCCGTCCCGCGTTCGTGCGGGCCGTGCAGGAACTCGCCCGCGCCTCCACTGAGGGCTTCGGTGACGTGGGGGTCCTGGCCCCGTACGTGACCTGGTCCAAGGCCCAGATCGTGGAGCACGGCCAGCGTCTGGGCGTGCCCTTCGAGACCACCTGGTCCTGTTACCAGGGGCTGGAGTGGCACTGCGGGACCTGCTCGACCTGCCGCGAACGACGTAGCGCGTTCGTCTCCGCCCAGGTGCCCGACCCCACCGAGTACATGGAAACGGCGGGTGCGTGA
- a CDS encoding 7-carboxy-7-deazaguanine synthase QueE, with amino-acid sequence MNLLLSPTFDGPDLVVSEVFGPTVQGEGPNCGRRAVFVRLADCNLACSWCDTPYSWKWNEYVRREETYRCNAEEVLDRARSSGVGLVVVTGGEPLLQKALEPLVATLTDGGLDVEVETNGTRLPSPDLLFRARFNVSPKLANAGVPQRRRIRAGVLRALARSGNAVFKFVVQRSEELDEVADLVERCRLAPVWIMPQGTSAEEVLAHQSALADEVIKRGWNLSTRLHVLLWGDQRGR; translated from the coding sequence GTGAACCTCCTGCTCAGTCCCACCTTCGACGGCCCCGACCTGGTGGTCAGTGAAGTGTTCGGGCCCACCGTGCAGGGCGAGGGTCCCAACTGCGGCCGGCGGGCGGTGTTCGTGCGCCTGGCGGACTGCAACCTCGCCTGTTCCTGGTGCGACACGCCCTACTCCTGGAAGTGGAACGAGTACGTCCGCCGGGAGGAGACCTACCGGTGCAACGCGGAGGAGGTCCTCGACCGGGCACGCTCGTCCGGTGTCGGCTTGGTGGTGGTCACCGGTGGTGAGCCCCTCCTCCAGAAGGCCCTGGAGCCGTTGGTCGCCACGCTGACCGACGGGGGCCTGGACGTGGAGGTGGAGACCAACGGCACCCGCCTGCCGAGCCCGGACCTACTGTTCCGAGCGCGGTTCAACGTCTCCCCCAAGCTGGCCAACGCGGGGGTGCCCCAGCGGCGGCGCATCCGTGCGGGGGTCCTGCGCGCGCTCGCGCGGAGCGGGAACGCCGTCTTCAAGTTCGTGGTCCAGCGCTCCGAGGAGTTGGACGAGGTCGCGGACCTGGTCGAGCGGTGCCGTCTGGCACCGGTGTGGATCATGCCGCAGGGCACATCGGCCGAGGAGGTCCTCGCTCACCAGTCGGCGCTCGCTGACGAGGTGATCAAGCGGGGGTGGAACCTGTCCACGCGGTTGCACGTGCTGCTCTGGGGTGATCAGCGTGGTCGCTGA
- a CDS encoding SUMF1/EgtB/PvdO family nonheme iron enzyme, with translation MANLWWAATPLLHPLWNARAGLPITGICQGEAERLAREVGGRLPTSTEWGWMAGAGQRLYPWGQEEPTSAHANLRGLGPGRPTPPWSRAAGATPDGVLDVAGNVWEWTRTSVPGDGAVIRGGSYNSLTLYAQATYETEAPVHLRSAGIGVRPVKEETTCW, from the coding sequence GTGGCGAACCTGTGGTGGGCGGCGACCCCTCTCCTGCACCCGTTGTGGAACGCTCGGGCCGGACTTCCGATCACCGGAATCTGCCAGGGCGAGGCCGAACGCCTGGCCCGCGAGGTCGGCGGACGCCTCCCGACCAGCACCGAGTGGGGGTGGATGGCCGGGGCCGGGCAGCGCCTCTATCCGTGGGGACAGGAAGAGCCGACGTCCGCGCACGCCAACCTGCGCGGACTCGGCCCGGGACGGCCGACGCCTCCGTGGAGCCGCGCCGCTGGAGCGACCCCCGACGGAGTCCTGGACGTCGCGGGCAACGTGTGGGAGTGGACCCGCACCTCCGTCCCCGGTGACGGAGCGGTGATCCGTGGCGGCTCCTACAACTCGCTCACCCTGTATGCCCAAGCCACCTACGAGACCGAGGCCCCCGTACACCTGCGGTCGGCGGGGATCGGTGTGCGCCCCGTGAAGGAGGAGACGACATGCTGGTGA
- a CDS encoding 6-carboxytetrahydropterin synthase, producing MGYRIGKSFSFDAAHFLGDLPAGHKCSRLHGHTYTVTVELAAQSLVPPGFVTDFGDLALFAAYLDEQLDHRLLNEVLDGEPTSELLARYLGEWFIANVEPGLPANLRAVTVSESPTSWGRWEVER from the coding sequence ATGGGGTACAGGATCGGCAAGTCGTTCTCGTTCGACGCCGCGCACTTCCTGGGTGATCTGCCCGCCGGCCACAAGTGCTCTCGGTTGCACGGCCACACCTACACGGTGACGGTCGAGTTGGCGGCACAGTCGCTGGTGCCCCCGGGTTTCGTCACGGACTTCGGCGACCTCGCACTTTTCGCCGCCTATCTCGACGAGCAGCTTGACCACCGGCTGCTCAACGAGGTGCTCGACGGGGAGCCGACGAGCGAGCTACTGGCCCGGTACTTGGGCGAATGGTTCATCGCCAACGTCGAACCGGGTCTGCCCGCGAACCTGCGAGCGGTCACGGTCTCGGAGAGCCCGACGAGCTGGGGCCGTTGGGAGGTGGAGCGGTGA
- a CDS encoding DUF6884 domain-containing protein encodes MLVTPGLVIVGCSREKKSAPAPALSLYEGWGVPPLRARVGSYREYRQRVMILSARHGLLRAEETVAPYDQAMTPERARQLRPATKKFIEDYRSRTVVEEALLLVAPEYLDALPLADLAPVTHLVCDPLTHWEQADALLSGWGWP; translated from the coding sequence ATGCTGGTGACCCCAGGACTGGTCATCGTCGGGTGTTCCCGTGAGAAGAAGTCCGCACCCGCGCCGGCCCTGAGCCTCTACGAGGGTTGGGGTGTACCGCCCCTGCGTGCACGGGTCGGCTCCTACCGGGAGTACCGGCAGCGGGTGATGATCCTGTCGGCCCGCCACGGGCTGCTGCGTGCCGAGGAGACGGTGGCCCCCTACGACCAGGCGATGACGCCTGAGCGTGCGCGCCAACTGCGGCCCGCCACCAAGAAGTTCATCGAGGACTACCGTTCCCGAACGGTGGTCGAGGAAGCACTGCTGCTGGTCGCCCCGGAGTATCTCGACGCCCTGCCCCTGGCCGACCTCGCCCCGGTGACCCACCTGGTCTGTGACCCCCTCACCCACTGGGAACAGGCCGACGCGCTGCTCTCCGGTTGGGGGTGGCCGTGA
- a CDS encoding glycosyltransferase, with translation MNIAFVLLTYGVNEPAGIERSIGALASGCRALGHRSLILTAASARGHQEGLVRLASVRLPRPATEDDLLHALTNPTAVCAEVAAVLERERVDLVCWADASWGLGYLAPAPPRVRTVLRVGVLRTDEFMDRALAQRPRAAFTCSPFLTGQARDAGLDTTGWHDVPDPLACPPSPVPSRTREFLRTEGPVRVAARAEPHKGIAELIDAVPASFDRPVEIALAPAAFEYWPGMQAQVIADCRERAARTRQVRIVPPLPWDAVQPFFAQAAISVNCSTSPETFGLAAAESLNVGTPVAHYALGHLPALIGPAGPFVPLHSGPALLWEAVGAFLDDRELYHRAARQAVKRVAHLTPHESARRFLSLTS, from the coding sequence GTGAACATCGCTTTCGTCCTGCTCACCTACGGCGTGAACGAACCGGCGGGGATCGAGCGCAGCATCGGAGCCCTGGCCAGTGGCTGCCGTGCTCTGGGACACCGCTCCCTCATCCTCACCGCCGCTTCGGCCCGTGGACACCAGGAAGGGCTGGTCCGGTTGGCGTCGGTACGCCTGCCCCGACCCGCGACCGAGGATGACCTGCTCCACGCGCTGACCAACCCGACCGCAGTGTGCGCCGAGGTCGCCGCCGTCCTGGAGCGGGAGCGAGTGGACCTGGTGTGTTGGGCCGACGCCAGTTGGGGCCTGGGGTACCTGGCCCCGGCACCGCCCCGGGTACGAACCGTGTTGCGCGTGGGGGTGCTGCGCACGGACGAGTTCATGGACCGCGCGCTGGCCCAACGCCCCCGGGCGGCGTTCACCTGCTCGCCCTTCTTGACCGGGCAGGCCCGTGACGCCGGGCTGGACACCACCGGCTGGCACGACGTCCCAGACCCGCTCGCCTGCCCACCATCGCCGGTGCCCTCCCGTACACGGGAGTTTCTGCGGACGGAGGGACCGGTCCGGGTCGCCGCGCGCGCTGAACCCCACAAGGGCATCGCCGAGCTCATCGACGCCGTCCCCGCCTCCTTCGACCGGCCGGTGGAGATCGCCCTGGCACCCGCCGCCTTCGAGTACTGGCCCGGCATGCAGGCCCAGGTGATCGCGGACTGCCGGGAACGCGCCGCGCGCACCCGCCAGGTCCGCATCGTCCCACCGCTGCCTTGGGATGCGGTCCAGCCCTTCTTCGCTCAGGCGGCCATCAGCGTGAACTGCTCCACCTCACCGGAGACGTTCGGTCTGGCCGCGGCGGAGTCGTTGAACGTGGGTACGCCCGTGGCCCACTACGCCCTGGGGCACCTGCCCGCACTCATCGGCCCGGCCGGACCCTTCGTTCCCCTGCACTCCGGCCCCGCCCTCCTGTGGGAGGCGGTGGGCGCCTTCCTCGACGACCGCGAGCTCTACCACCGAGCCGCCCGACAGGCGGTAAAGCGTGTCGCCCACCTGACCCCGCACGAGAGCGCGCGCCGCTTCCTCTCCCTCACGTCCTGA
- a CDS encoding PIG-L deacetylase family protein produces the protein MPAFGLPIGSRALIIAPHPDDETLGAGGTLARLAREGVQVHVLVLGAPCVDADLRAKEFDAACRVLRATDHLIASKVPADPYDLVGFIESGTRMGLDRLAPELLLLPAAGSHHHDHRRGHEAALAAARPRTGAPGIVLGYRGPDDHWPEPVDPGRISVDTTRTRSVKYEALDCYASQLRPDPHPRSLPRIHAVESTAGARAGVDAAEQFCVYRMVV, from the coding sequence ATGCCTGCATTCGGCCTGCCCATCGGCAGCCGCGCACTGATCATCGCCCCGCACCCCGACGACGAGACCCTCGGCGCCGGAGGCACCCTCGCCCGCCTGGCCCGGGAAGGGGTACAGGTGCACGTCCTGGTCCTCGGCGCTCCTTGCGTCGACGCCGACCTGCGCGCCAAGGAGTTCGACGCCGCCTGCCGCGTCCTGAGGGCGACGGATCACCTCATCGCCTCGAAAGTGCCGGCCGACCCCTACGACCTGGTGGGATTCATCGAGTCCGGCACCCGCATGGGACTGGACCGGCTGGCCCCCGAGCTTCTGCTGCTTCCCGCGGCGGGCAGCCACCACCACGACCACCGCAGGGGCCACGAGGCCGCGCTCGCCGCCGCACGGCCCCGGACCGGGGCGCCGGGCATCGTCCTGGGCTACCGGGGCCCGGACGACCACTGGCCCGAACCGGTCGATCCCGGGCGGATCAGCGTGGACACCACCCGAACCCGGTCCGTCAAATACGAGGCCCTGGACTGCTACGCCAGCCAGCTACGGCCCGACCCGCACCCGCGCAGTCTGCCCCGCATCCACGCCGTGGAGAGCACGGCGGGGGCGCGGGCCGGAGTGGATGCGGCCGAGCAGTTCTGCGTCTACCGGATGGTGGTGTGA
- a CDS encoding C40 family peptidase, whose protein sequence is MGRRRLCRSRRSVRCHERAGAGRRGVALAQVGKPYLWGGTGPGAFDCSGLVMRAWEAAGVGIPRVTTGQVQHRNPL, encoded by the coding sequence ATGGGGCGCAGGCGGCTGTGCAGGTCCCGGCGGTCGGTCCGGTGCCATGAGCGCGCAGGGGCGGGCCGCCGCGGAGTGGCGCTCGCGCAGGTTGGCAAGCCATATCTGTGGGGTGGGACCGGGCCGGGGGCGTTCGACTGCTCGGGACTGGTGATGCGGGCGTGGGAGGCGGCGGGTGTGGGCATTCCGCGGGTGACCACCGGCCAGGTCCAGCATCGGAACCCGCTTTGA
- a CDS encoding C40 family peptidase, translating into MGTRFELGELLPGDLLFYDTGAPGGSPSRVTMYVGDGQMVNVPRTGQSIRVEPVAGDYYSARFVAAVRPG; encoded by the coding sequence ATCGGAACCCGCTTTGAGCTCGGCGAGCTGCTGCCGGGGGACCTGCTGTTCTACGACACGGGTGCGCCTGGGGGTTCTCCCTCGCGCGTGACCATGTACGTCGGTGACGGGCAGATGGTCAACGTGCCCCGTACGGGCCAGTCCATCCGTGTGGAGCCGGTGGCCGGGGACTACTATTCCGCCCGGTTCGTGGCGGCCGTCAGGCCGGGTTGA